In Euphorbia lathyris chromosome 9, ddEupLath1.1, whole genome shotgun sequence, the following are encoded in one genomic region:
- the LOC136207382 gene encoding glutamate receptor 3.2 isoform X1 encodes MKLVWYIYFFIFCINLSATASPDVINLGAIITYSTINGRVTKIALKAAEDDINSDPNILGGRKLSITIHDSNFSGFLGIMGALQFMESDTVAIIGPQNAVLAHVLSHIANELHVPLLSCTALDPFLSPLQYPYFVQTAPNDFFQMTAIAEMVSYYGWAEIIAVYSDDDQSRNGITALADKLVERRCRISYKAVLPPDPSANRSDVEDELVKILSMESRVIVLNTFSRTGLLVFDVAKSLKMMENGFVWIGTSWLSTVIDSNSPLPSKVSDSIQGALTLRPHIPDSKRKREFESRWSKLSNGSVGLNPYGLYAYDTVWLIARAVKLFFDQGNNVSFSDDPKLSDIGGGILNLAALSIFDGGNILLKNILQTNMTGLTGPFRFLLDRSPLHPAFDIINVIDTGYQQIGYWSNYSGLSVVTPETLYAKPPNRSSSSQRLLNAVWPGGLTAPPRGWVFPNNGKQLKIGIPNRVSYRAFVTVNGADAVKGYCIDVFIAAVKLLPYAVPYKLIPFGDGHKNPSYSELVNQITVGVFDGVIGDVAIVYNRTRVVDFTQPYIESGLVVVAPVKKQNSNAWAFLKPFTPLMWAITGAFFLVVGAVVWILEHRINDEFRGPPKKQFVTILWFSFSTMFFAHRENTVSTLGRLVLIIWLFVVLIINSSYTASLTSILTVQQLSSPIKSIDSLVTTDERIGYQVGSFAENYLNEELNVAKSRLVALGSPEEYASALANGTVAAVVDEQPYVDLFLSEHCEFSIRGQEFTKSGWGFAFPRGSPLAVDMSTAILTLSENGDLQKIHDKWLKRSVCSFSSSSESGSEQLQLQSFWGLFLICGIACFLALFIYFCTMSRQFSRHIAADSAEPSIRSSTRSRRIQTFLSFADDKIDESKSKSKRKRGDDLSIHSAKDDQSVNGGSERIQRDNSVNWLH; translated from the exons ATGAAATTGGTTTGGTACAtctatttcttcattttctgcATCAATCTGTCTGCAACTGCAAGCCCTGATGTTATAAACCTTGGAGCTATTATcacttattcaactataaatgGAAGAGTTACAAAGATTGCCTTGAAAGCTGCTGAGGATGATATAAATTCTGATCCCAACATTCTTGGAGGGAGGAAATTGTCTATAACCATACATGATTCTAACTTCAGTGGATTCTTGGGTATTATGGGTG CATTACAGTTTATGGAGAGTGATACAGTAGCTATTATCGGTCCACAAAATGCTGTACTGGCTCATGTTCTATCTCATATCGCAAACGAGCTTCACGTTCCGCTATTATCCTGTACCGCTCTAGATCCTTTCTTATCACCTCTCCAATATCCCTATTTTGTTCAAACGGCTCCGAATGATTTCTTTCAGATGACAGCCATTGCAGAGATGGTCAGTTATTATGGTTGGGCTGAGATAATTGCAGTCTACAGTGACGATGATCAGAGCAGAAACGGTATAACTGCATTGGCCGATAAACTTGTTGAGAGGCGTTGCAGAATTTCGTATAAAGCAGTTCTTCCTCCGGATCCATCGGCAAATCGAAGTGATGTTGAAGATGAACTTGTAAAGATTCTAAGTATggagtctagagtgattgtgcTGAATACTTTCTCCCGGACGGGTCTTCTGGTTTTCGATGTTGCTAAGAGTCTTAAAATGATGGAGAATGGTTTTGTTTGGATAGGTACTTCTTGGTTATCAACTGTTATAGATTCGAATTCGCCACTTCCGTCGAAAGTTTCGGATTCTATTCAGGGAGCTCTCACACTTCGTCCGCACATTCCGGACTCGAAACGAAAAAGGGAATTCGAGTCACGGTGGAGCAAGCTAAGCAATGGTTCTGTTGGGCTGAATCCTTATGGTCTATATGCTTATGATACTGTGTGGCTAATTGCTCGTGCTGTGAAGTTGTTTTTCGATCAAGGCAACAACGTTTCATTTTCCGATGATCCGAAGTTAAGTGATATCGGAGGCGGGATTTTGAATCTTGCAGCGTTAAGCATTTTTGATGGAGGAAacattttactaaaaaacattCTGCAGACTAATATGACAGGTCTAACGGGACCTTTTCGGTTTCTTCTGGATCGATCGCCTTTGCATCCTGCTTTCGATATCATTAACGTGATTGATACAGGGTATCAGCAGATTGGATACTGGTCTAACTATTCAGGGCTATCTGTTGTGACTCCGGAGACGCTATACGCGAAGCCACCGAACCGTTCGAGCTCCAGTCAACGGTTGTTGAATGCTGTATGGCCTGGAGGACTAACAGCTCCGCCTCGAGGATGGGTGTTTCCGAACAATGGGAAGCAGTTAAAGATTGGAATTCCGAATCGAGTTAGTTATCGGGCCTTCGTAACAGTCAACGGTGCAGATGCGGTTAAGGGATATTGCATAGATGTATTCATTGCTGCTGTAAAGTTGCTTCCTTATGCAGTTCCATACAAGCTCATTCCTTTTGGAGATGGTCATAAGAATCCGAGCTACTCGGAACTCGTAAATCAGATCACTGTTGGT GTATTTGATGGTGTGATTGGAGACGTTGCAATAGTGTATAACAGAACAAGAGTTGTGGATTTTACACAGCCATATATAGAATCAGGTCTAGTAGTGGTGGCTCCGGTGAAGAAACAGAATTCAAACGCATGGGCATTTTTGAAACCGTTTACTCCATTAATGTGGGCTATTACAGGTGCTTTTTTCCTTGTTGTGGGAGCTGTTGTTTGGATTCTTGAACATAGAATCAATGACGAGTTCCGTGGACCTCCTAAGAAGCAATTTGTCACTATTCTTTG GTTCAGCTTCTCTACTATGTTTTTTGCTCATA GAGAAAACACAGTAAGCACACTTGGTCGTTTAGTGTTAATCATCTGGCTTTTCGTCGTTTTGATCATAAACTCGAGCTACACTGCAAGTCTCACTTCAATCCTTACAGTTCAACAATTATCATCACCAATTAAAAGCATTGATTCTTTGGTAACAACCGATGAACGAATCGGATACCAAGTCGGATCCTTTGCAGAAAACTACCTGAATGAAGAACTCAATGTCGCCAAAAGTCGACTTGTTGCGCTTGGCTCGCCGGAAGAATATGCAAGTGCTCTTGCAAATGGAACTGTTGCTGCTGTTGTTGATGAACAACCTTATGTTGATCTCTTCCTTTCTGAGCATTGTGAGTTCTCAATTAGAGGCCAAGAGTTCACCAAGAGTGGTTGGGGATTT GCATTTCCAAGAGGTTCTCCATTAGCCGTCGACATGTCGACCGCGATCCTCACGCTATCCGAAAACGGCGATCTTCAGAAGATTCATGACAAGTGGCTCAAAAGATCAGTCTGCAGTTTTTCTTCGAGCTCCGAATCTGGTTCGGAACAGCTTCAATTACAAAGCTTCTGGGGGCTCTTTCTCATTTGTGGCATTGCTTGTTTTCTTGCTCTCTTCATCTACTTCTGCACGATGAGCCGGCAATTCAGCCGGCACATTGCAGCAGATTCAGCAGAACCTTCTATCCGAAGCAGTACTCGATCAAGACGGATTCAAACATTCTTGTCATTCGCTGATGATAAGATAGACGAATCGAAAAGCAAGTCGAAACGAAAACGCGGAGATGATTTATCAATTCATAGTGCAAAGGATGATCAATCAGTTAATGGTGGTAGTGAAAGAATTCAAAGAGATAATAGTGTTAATTGGCTTCATTGA
- the LOC136207382 gene encoding glutamate receptor 3.2 isoform X2 has product MKLVWYIYFFIFCINLSATASPDVINLGAIITYSTINGRVTKIALKAAEDDINSDPNILGGRKLSITIHDSNFSGFLGIMGALQFMESDTVAIIGPQNAVLAHVLSHIANELHVPLLSSIAEMVSYYGWAEIIAVYSDDDQSRNGITALADKLVERRCRISYKAVLPPDPSANRSDVEDELVKILSMESRVIVLNTFSRTGLLVFDVAKSLKMMENGFVWIGTSWLSTVIDSNSPLPSKVSDSIQGALTLRPHIPDSKRKREFESRWSKLSNGSVGLNPYGLYAYDTVWLIARAVKLFFDQGNNVSFSDDPKLSDIGGGILNLAALSIFDGGNILLKNILQTNMTGLTGPFRFLLDRSPLHPAFDIINVIDTGYQQIGYWSNYSGLSVVTPETLYAKPPNRSSSSQRLLNAVWPGGLTAPPRGWVFPNNGKQLKIGIPNRVSYRAFVTVNGADAVKGYCIDVFIAAVKLLPYAVPYKLIPFGDGHKNPSYSELVNQITVGVFDGVIGDVAIVYNRTRVVDFTQPYIESGLVVVAPVKKQNSNAWAFLKPFTPLMWAITGAFFLVVGAVVWILEHRINDEFRGPPKKQFVTILWFSFSTMFFAHRENTVSTLGRLVLIIWLFVVLIINSSYTASLTSILTVQQLSSPIKSIDSLVTTDERIGYQVGSFAENYLNEELNVAKSRLVALGSPEEYASALANGTVAAVVDEQPYVDLFLSEHCEFSIRGQEFTKSGWGFAFPRGSPLAVDMSTAILTLSENGDLQKIHDKWLKRSVCSFSSSSESGSEQLQLQSFWGLFLICGIACFLALFIYFCTMSRQFSRHIAADSAEPSIRSSTRSRRIQTFLSFADDKIDESKSKSKRKRGDDLSIHSAKDDQSVNGGSERIQRDNSVNWLH; this is encoded by the exons ATGAAATTGGTTTGGTACAtctatttcttcattttctgcATCAATCTGTCTGCAACTGCAAGCCCTGATGTTATAAACCTTGGAGCTATTATcacttattcaactataaatgGAAGAGTTACAAAGATTGCCTTGAAAGCTGCTGAGGATGATATAAATTCTGATCCCAACATTCTTGGAGGGAGGAAATTGTCTATAACCATACATGATTCTAACTTCAGTGGATTCTTGGGTATTATGGGTG CATTACAGTTTATGGAGAGTGATACAGTAGCTATTATCGGTCCACAAAATGCTGTACTGGCTCATGTTCTATCTCATATCGCAAACGAGCTTCACGTTCCGCTATTATCCT CCATTGCAGAGATGGTCAGTTATTATGGTTGGGCTGAGATAATTGCAGTCTACAGTGACGATGATCAGAGCAGAAACGGTATAACTGCATTGGCCGATAAACTTGTTGAGAGGCGTTGCAGAATTTCGTATAAAGCAGTTCTTCCTCCGGATCCATCGGCAAATCGAAGTGATGTTGAAGATGAACTTGTAAAGATTCTAAGTATggagtctagagtgattgtgcTGAATACTTTCTCCCGGACGGGTCTTCTGGTTTTCGATGTTGCTAAGAGTCTTAAAATGATGGAGAATGGTTTTGTTTGGATAGGTACTTCTTGGTTATCAACTGTTATAGATTCGAATTCGCCACTTCCGTCGAAAGTTTCGGATTCTATTCAGGGAGCTCTCACACTTCGTCCGCACATTCCGGACTCGAAACGAAAAAGGGAATTCGAGTCACGGTGGAGCAAGCTAAGCAATGGTTCTGTTGGGCTGAATCCTTATGGTCTATATGCTTATGATACTGTGTGGCTAATTGCTCGTGCTGTGAAGTTGTTTTTCGATCAAGGCAACAACGTTTCATTTTCCGATGATCCGAAGTTAAGTGATATCGGAGGCGGGATTTTGAATCTTGCAGCGTTAAGCATTTTTGATGGAGGAAacattttactaaaaaacattCTGCAGACTAATATGACAGGTCTAACGGGACCTTTTCGGTTTCTTCTGGATCGATCGCCTTTGCATCCTGCTTTCGATATCATTAACGTGATTGATACAGGGTATCAGCAGATTGGATACTGGTCTAACTATTCAGGGCTATCTGTTGTGACTCCGGAGACGCTATACGCGAAGCCACCGAACCGTTCGAGCTCCAGTCAACGGTTGTTGAATGCTGTATGGCCTGGAGGACTAACAGCTCCGCCTCGAGGATGGGTGTTTCCGAACAATGGGAAGCAGTTAAAGATTGGAATTCCGAATCGAGTTAGTTATCGGGCCTTCGTAACAGTCAACGGTGCAGATGCGGTTAAGGGATATTGCATAGATGTATTCATTGCTGCTGTAAAGTTGCTTCCTTATGCAGTTCCATACAAGCTCATTCCTTTTGGAGATGGTCATAAGAATCCGAGCTACTCGGAACTCGTAAATCAGATCACTGTTGGT GTATTTGATGGTGTGATTGGAGACGTTGCAATAGTGTATAACAGAACAAGAGTTGTGGATTTTACACAGCCATATATAGAATCAGGTCTAGTAGTGGTGGCTCCGGTGAAGAAACAGAATTCAAACGCATGGGCATTTTTGAAACCGTTTACTCCATTAATGTGGGCTATTACAGGTGCTTTTTTCCTTGTTGTGGGAGCTGTTGTTTGGATTCTTGAACATAGAATCAATGACGAGTTCCGTGGACCTCCTAAGAAGCAATTTGTCACTATTCTTTG GTTCAGCTTCTCTACTATGTTTTTTGCTCATA GAGAAAACACAGTAAGCACACTTGGTCGTTTAGTGTTAATCATCTGGCTTTTCGTCGTTTTGATCATAAACTCGAGCTACACTGCAAGTCTCACTTCAATCCTTACAGTTCAACAATTATCATCACCAATTAAAAGCATTGATTCTTTGGTAACAACCGATGAACGAATCGGATACCAAGTCGGATCCTTTGCAGAAAACTACCTGAATGAAGAACTCAATGTCGCCAAAAGTCGACTTGTTGCGCTTGGCTCGCCGGAAGAATATGCAAGTGCTCTTGCAAATGGAACTGTTGCTGCTGTTGTTGATGAACAACCTTATGTTGATCTCTTCCTTTCTGAGCATTGTGAGTTCTCAATTAGAGGCCAAGAGTTCACCAAGAGTGGTTGGGGATTT GCATTTCCAAGAGGTTCTCCATTAGCCGTCGACATGTCGACCGCGATCCTCACGCTATCCGAAAACGGCGATCTTCAGAAGATTCATGACAAGTGGCTCAAAAGATCAGTCTGCAGTTTTTCTTCGAGCTCCGAATCTGGTTCGGAACAGCTTCAATTACAAAGCTTCTGGGGGCTCTTTCTCATTTGTGGCATTGCTTGTTTTCTTGCTCTCTTCATCTACTTCTGCACGATGAGCCGGCAATTCAGCCGGCACATTGCAGCAGATTCAGCAGAACCTTCTATCCGAAGCAGTACTCGATCAAGACGGATTCAAACATTCTTGTCATTCGCTGATGATAAGATAGACGAATCGAAAAGCAAGTCGAAACGAAAACGCGGAGATGATTTATCAATTCATAGTGCAAAGGATGATCAATCAGTTAATGGTGGTAGTGAAAGAATTCAAAGAGATAATAGTGTTAATTGGCTTCATTGA
- the LOC136207382 gene encoding glutamate receptor 3.2 isoform X3 → MKLVWYIYFFIFCINLSATASPDVINLGAIITYSTINGRVTKIALKAAEDDINSDPNILGGRKLSITIHDSNFSGFLGIMGALQFMESDTVAIIGPQNAVLAHVLSHIANELHVPLLSCTALDPFLSPLQYPYFVQTAPNDFFQMTAIAEMVSYYGWAEIIAVYSDDDQSRNGITALADKLVERRCRISYKAVLPPDPSANRSDVEDELVKILSMESRVIVLNTFSRTGLLVFDVAKSLKMMENGFVWIGTSWLSTVIDSNSPLPSKVSDSIQGALTLRPHIPDSKRKREFESRWSKLSNGSVGLNPYGLYAYDTVWLIARAVKLFFDQGNNVSFSDDPKLSDIGGGILNLAALSIFDGGNILLKNILQTNMTGLTGPFRFLLDRSPLHPAFDIINVIDTGYQQIGYWSNYSGLSVVTPETLYAKPPNRSSSSQRLLNAVWPGGLTAPPRGWVFPNNGKQLKIGIPNRVSYRAFVTVNGADAVKGYCIDVFIAAVKLLPYAVPYKLIPFGDGHKNPSYSELVNQITVGVFDGVIGDVAIVYNRTRVVDFTQPYIESGLVVVAPVKKQNSNAWAFLKPFTPLMWAITGAFFLVVGAVVWILEHRINDEFRGPPKKQFVTILWFSFSTMFFAHSIPRCLIRELYDSWVKCTLGH, encoded by the exons ATGAAATTGGTTTGGTACAtctatttcttcattttctgcATCAATCTGTCTGCAACTGCAAGCCCTGATGTTATAAACCTTGGAGCTATTATcacttattcaactataaatgGAAGAGTTACAAAGATTGCCTTGAAAGCTGCTGAGGATGATATAAATTCTGATCCCAACATTCTTGGAGGGAGGAAATTGTCTATAACCATACATGATTCTAACTTCAGTGGATTCTTGGGTATTATGGGTG CATTACAGTTTATGGAGAGTGATACAGTAGCTATTATCGGTCCACAAAATGCTGTACTGGCTCATGTTCTATCTCATATCGCAAACGAGCTTCACGTTCCGCTATTATCCTGTACCGCTCTAGATCCTTTCTTATCACCTCTCCAATATCCCTATTTTGTTCAAACGGCTCCGAATGATTTCTTTCAGATGACAGCCATTGCAGAGATGGTCAGTTATTATGGTTGGGCTGAGATAATTGCAGTCTACAGTGACGATGATCAGAGCAGAAACGGTATAACTGCATTGGCCGATAAACTTGTTGAGAGGCGTTGCAGAATTTCGTATAAAGCAGTTCTTCCTCCGGATCCATCGGCAAATCGAAGTGATGTTGAAGATGAACTTGTAAAGATTCTAAGTATggagtctagagtgattgtgcTGAATACTTTCTCCCGGACGGGTCTTCTGGTTTTCGATGTTGCTAAGAGTCTTAAAATGATGGAGAATGGTTTTGTTTGGATAGGTACTTCTTGGTTATCAACTGTTATAGATTCGAATTCGCCACTTCCGTCGAAAGTTTCGGATTCTATTCAGGGAGCTCTCACACTTCGTCCGCACATTCCGGACTCGAAACGAAAAAGGGAATTCGAGTCACGGTGGAGCAAGCTAAGCAATGGTTCTGTTGGGCTGAATCCTTATGGTCTATATGCTTATGATACTGTGTGGCTAATTGCTCGTGCTGTGAAGTTGTTTTTCGATCAAGGCAACAACGTTTCATTTTCCGATGATCCGAAGTTAAGTGATATCGGAGGCGGGATTTTGAATCTTGCAGCGTTAAGCATTTTTGATGGAGGAAacattttactaaaaaacattCTGCAGACTAATATGACAGGTCTAACGGGACCTTTTCGGTTTCTTCTGGATCGATCGCCTTTGCATCCTGCTTTCGATATCATTAACGTGATTGATACAGGGTATCAGCAGATTGGATACTGGTCTAACTATTCAGGGCTATCTGTTGTGACTCCGGAGACGCTATACGCGAAGCCACCGAACCGTTCGAGCTCCAGTCAACGGTTGTTGAATGCTGTATGGCCTGGAGGACTAACAGCTCCGCCTCGAGGATGGGTGTTTCCGAACAATGGGAAGCAGTTAAAGATTGGAATTCCGAATCGAGTTAGTTATCGGGCCTTCGTAACAGTCAACGGTGCAGATGCGGTTAAGGGATATTGCATAGATGTATTCATTGCTGCTGTAAAGTTGCTTCCTTATGCAGTTCCATACAAGCTCATTCCTTTTGGAGATGGTCATAAGAATCCGAGCTACTCGGAACTCGTAAATCAGATCACTGTTGGT GTATTTGATGGTGTGATTGGAGACGTTGCAATAGTGTATAACAGAACAAGAGTTGTGGATTTTACACAGCCATATATAGAATCAGGTCTAGTAGTGGTGGCTCCGGTGAAGAAACAGAATTCAAACGCATGGGCATTTTTGAAACCGTTTACTCCATTAATGTGGGCTATTACAGGTGCTTTTTTCCTTGTTGTGGGAGCTGTTGTTTGGATTCTTGAACATAGAATCAATGACGAGTTCCGTGGACCTCCTAAGAAGCAATTTGTCACTATTCTTTG GTTCAGCTTCTCTACTATGTTTTTTGCTCATA GTATCCCACGTTGCTTAATTAGAGAGCTATATGACTCATGGGTTAAATGCACGTTAGGACATTGA
- the LOC136207383 gene encoding monosaccharide-sensing protein 2 — translation MSGAVLVAVAAAVGNLLQGWDNATIAGAVLYIKREFKLESEPTIEGLIVATSLIGATLITTCSGAIADWLGRRPLMIISSVLYCISGIVMLWSPNVYVLLLARLLDGFGIGLAVTLVPVYISETAPPEIRGLLNTLPQFTGSGGMFLSYCMVFGMSLTNAPNWRLMLGVLSFPSLIYLFLTVFYLPESPRWLVSKGRMLEAKKVLQRLRGRDDVSGEMALLVEGLGVGADTSIEEYIIGPANDIIDDQEISEDKDQMKLYGPEGGLSWIAKPVPGQSSIRLASRPGSMVNQSVPLMDPLVTLFGSVHEKHPDTGSMRSMLFPHFGSMFSVGGQPKEWDEESQPREGDDYPSDTGGNDSDDNLHSPLISRQATSMDKEELTAPVHGSLSSMRHGSLMQGQGGDSVGSTGIGSGWQLAWKWSERDGQDGQKEGGFKRIYLHQDGAPASRRGSLVSLHGGGDAPAESEFVQASALVSQPALYSRQLLEQHPIGPAMVHPSETAAKGPSWKDLFEPGVKSALTVGVGLQILQQFSGINGVLYYTPQILEQAGVGVLLANLGISSTSSSLLISAVTTLLMLPCIAVAMRLMDLSGRRSLLLYTIPILIVSLLILVLGSLVNLGNVINASISTFSVILYFCCFVMGFGPIPNILCAEIFPTRVRGLCIAICALTFWIGDIIVTYSLPVMLKSIGLAGVFGFYAVVCVISLVFVYLKVPETKGMPLEVITEFFSLGAKQAAAEKNN, via the exons ATGAGCGGAGCTGTGCTTGTAGCTGTAGCTGCTGCAGTCGGTAACTTGTTGCAAGGATGGGATAATGCAACCATAGCAG GGGCTGTTTTGTATATTAAGCGGGAATTCAAATTGGAAAGCGAACCAACTATAGAAGGATTGATCGTGGCTACCTCACTTATCGGTGCTACTCTGATTACGACTTGTTCCGGAGCCATAGCAGACTGGCTCGGTCGCCGTCCGTTGATGATAATCTCTTCTGTACTTTACTGTATTAGTGGTATTGTGATGTTATGGTCTCCCAATGTTTATGTTCTACTCTTGGCGAGGCTTTTGGATGGATTCGGTATCGGTTTGGCCGTCACTCTTGTTCCGGTCTACATATCGGAGACTGCACCACCTGAAATCAGGGGTTTATTGAATACTCTTCCTCAGTTTACTGGATCTGGTGGCATGTTTTTGTCATACTGTATGGTTTTCGGAATGTCCCTGACAAATGCGCCAAATTGGAGATTGATGCTCGGGGTTCTGTCTTTTCCTTCGCTCATTTATCTTTTTTTGACTGTATTTTACTTGCCGGAGTCTCCGAGATGGCTTGTGAGTAAAGGACGGATGCTCGAGGCGAAGAAGGTTTTGCAGAGGCTCCGTGGCAGGGACGATGTATCTG GTGAGATGGCTTTACTAGTCGAAGGACTCGGGGTTGGGGCTGACACATCGATAGAGGAGTACATAATCGGCCCAGCTAATGATATAATTGATGACCAAGAGATATCTGAAGACAAAGATCAAATGAAGTTATACGGACCGGAAGGAGGTCTTAGCTGGATTGCGAAACCAGTTCCCGGGCAGAGCAGTATTCGTCTTGCATCTCGGCCAGGAAGTATGGTAAACCAGAGTGTGCCTCTCATGGATCCTCTAGTTACCCTCTTTGGCAGTGTACACGAGAAACACCCCGACACCGGAAGCATGAGAAGTATGCTTTTCCCGCACTTCGGCAGTATGTTCAGTGTCGGAGGGCAACCGAAAGAGTGGGATGAGGAAAGCCAACCCAGAGAAGGCGATGATTATCCCTCGGATACGGGTGGTAATGACTCCGATGATAATCTGCATAGTCCGTTAATATCACGGCAGGCAACGAGCATGGACAAGGAAGAATTGACAGCACCTGTACATGGAAGTCTTTCGAGCATGAGACACGGGAGTCTGATGCAAGGACAAGGTGGGGATTCGGTTGGTAGCACGGGGATTGGTAGCGGTTGGCAGTTAGCGTGGAAATGGTCCGAGAGAGACGGCCAAGATGGGCAGAAGGAAGGTGGGTTTAAAAGGATTTATTTGCATCAAGACGGTGCGCCTGCTTCGCGGCGTGGATCTCTGGTTTCTTTGCACGGCGGTGGTGATGCGCCTGCTGAGAGCGAATTCGTCCAGGCTTCGGCTTTGGTGAGCCAACCGGCTCTTTATTCCCGGCAGCTTCTGGAACAACATCCAATTGGACCGGCTATGGTTCACCCGTCTGAAACTGCAGCTAAAGGACCTAGTTGGAAAGATCTTTTCGAACCAGGGGTCAAAAGTGCTTTAACTGTCGGGGTTGGACTCCAAATTCTTCAACAG TTCTCCGGGATAAATGGGGTTCTCTATTACACTCCCCAAATTCTTGAGCAGGCAGGCGTCGGAGTGCTTCTTGCAaacttagggatcagctcaacttcttcatctttgcTTATAAGTGCAGTAACAACATTGTTAATGCTCCCCTGTATAGCTGTGGCAATGAGGCTCATGGATCTCTCGGGACGAag GAGTTTATTGCTTTACACAATCCCCATCTTGATAGTCTCTCTCCTCATCCTAGTCCTCGGAAGCCTAGTCAATCTCGGCAACGTCATCAACGCATCGATCTCAACATTCAGCGTCATCCTCTACTTCTGTTGCTTCGTCATGGGATTCGGTCCAATCCCAAACATCCTCTGCGCAGAAATCTTCCCAACTCGAGTCCGTGGCCTCTGCATTGCCATCTGCGCCCTGACTTTCTGGATCGGCGACATCATAGTCACCTATTCACTCCCCGTTATGCTTAAATCGATCGGTCTAGCCGGTGTTTTCGGGTTCTACGCAGTTGTTTGTGTCATATCATTGGTATTTGTTTACTTGAAAGTCCCAGAAACCAAAGGGATGCCCCTTGAAGTTATTACCGAGTTCTTCTCTCTCGGAGCGAAGCAGGCGGCTGCCGAAAAGAACAACTAA